A window of the Chloroflexus sp. Y-396-1 genome harbors these coding sequences:
- a CDS encoding NAD(P)-dependent oxidoreductase, which translates to MIDFQQFAGANVLITGGLGFIGSNLAHRLVELGANITLVDSLIPEYGGNLYNIAGIENRVRVNIADVRDEYSMNYLVQGQDFLFNLAGQTSHLDSMRNPYIDLDINCRAQLSILEACRKNNPRITIVYASTRQIYGKPDYLPVDERHLLHPVDVNGINKMAGEWYHILYNNVYGIRACALRLTNTYGPRMRVKDARQTFLGIWIRNVIDGKPIQVWGDGKQLRDFTYIDDCVDALLLAALHPAAGGQIFNLGGLEVINLRDLAALTVEIAGGGSYEIIPYPPDRKPIDIGDYYADDRRIRTILGWQPRIDLRTGLARTIAFYREHRRHYWEPSPDEG; encoded by the coding sequence ATGATAGATTTTCAGCAATTTGCCGGTGCCAATGTACTGATCACCGGTGGCTTAGGCTTTATTGGCTCAAATCTGGCTCATCGGTTAGTCGAATTAGGTGCAAATATCACGCTAGTTGACTCGCTGATCCCAGAGTATGGCGGGAATCTTTACAACATCGCCGGTATTGAGAATCGGGTGCGGGTGAACATTGCTGATGTGCGCGATGAATACTCGATGAATTATCTGGTACAGGGTCAGGATTTTCTCTTCAACCTCGCCGGGCAAACGAGCCATCTCGATTCGATGCGCAACCCCTACATTGACCTCGACATCAATTGTCGAGCCCAGCTTTCCATCCTCGAAGCCTGTCGCAAGAATAACCCGCGTATCACGATTGTCTATGCGTCCACCCGCCAGATTTATGGCAAGCCTGACTATCTTCCGGTTGATGAACGCCATTTATTACACCCAGTTGATGTAAACGGGATCAATAAAATGGCCGGTGAATGGTACCATATTCTCTACAACAATGTTTATGGTATTCGCGCATGTGCATTACGCCTGACCAATACGTATGGCCCACGGATGCGAGTCAAAGATGCGCGTCAGACCTTTCTTGGCATCTGGATCAGAAATGTCATCGATGGTAAGCCGATACAGGTTTGGGGCGATGGAAAACAACTGCGCGATTTTACCTACATCGATGATTGTGTTGATGCGTTGTTACTGGCCGCACTACACCCGGCAGCCGGCGGACAAATTTTTAATCTAGGTGGACTCGAAGTGATTAATTTACGTGATCTGGCAGCACTCACGGTTGAGATTGCCGGCGGCGGGAGTTATGAAATTATTCCCTACCCTCCAGATCGCAAACCGATCGATATTGGCGACTACTACGCCGATGATCGCCGGATTCGGACGATACTGGGTTGGCAGCCGCGAATCGATCTCCGCACCGGTCTGGCAAGAACCATCGCGTTTTATCGTGAACATCGCCGCCATTACTGGGAACCATCACCGGATGAAGGTTAA
- a CDS encoding DegT/DnrJ/EryC1/StrS aminotransferase family protein gives MSTTWRVPFGDLRRSHQAIDTELIAAVKRVIESGWYILGNEVAAFEQEFAAACGVKHCVGVASGAEALYLALVAAGIGPGDEVITVANACMYDVAAILQAGARPILVDVDPTTQNLDPAAMAAALTPRTRAVIPVHLFGRLADMAAINDLAERHDLVVIEDAAQAHGAWRIDPTGQPRQAGQWGNIAAFSFYPTKNLGALGDGGAVVTNQTSLAERLRRLRMYGWERKYYTTEIGGRNSRLDELQAAMLRVKLTHLAAANAARRERASWYTAALADVPIGLPVDEPGHVYHLYVITLPDRFTRDRLREHLLANGVGCDIHYPTPTHLQPAYADLGYRAGSLPVTEDLAGRILSLPMYPELTYEEVMFVAETVRAGIV, from the coding sequence ATGAGCACAACCTGGCGTGTACCGTTTGGCGATTTGCGGCGCAGCCATCAAGCGATTGATACCGAATTAATCGCCGCCGTCAAACGAGTTATCGAAAGCGGCTGGTATATTTTAGGCAACGAAGTAGCAGCATTCGAGCAGGAATTTGCTGCTGCCTGTGGTGTGAAACATTGTGTCGGCGTAGCCAGTGGCGCCGAGGCGCTCTATCTCGCGTTGGTTGCCGCTGGCATCGGGCCTGGTGATGAGGTGATTACAGTTGCCAATGCGTGTATGTACGACGTAGCCGCCATCTTGCAGGCTGGCGCCCGTCCAATCCTGGTTGATGTCGATCCGACTACTCAAAATCTCGATCCAGCAGCAATGGCCGCAGCCCTTACCCCACGCACCAGAGCTGTGATACCGGTACATCTCTTTGGGAGGCTGGCCGATATGGCCGCGATCAATGACCTGGCCGAACGGCATGATCTCGTTGTCATCGAAGATGCGGCTCAAGCCCACGGTGCATGGCGGATCGATCCAACGGGGCAACCACGACAGGCCGGGCAGTGGGGTAATATTGCCGCATTCAGTTTCTACCCCACCAAGAATTTGGGTGCGTTAGGCGATGGCGGCGCAGTTGTAACCAACCAGACATCACTTGCCGAACGACTGCGACGCCTCCGCATGTACGGTTGGGAGCGGAAATATTACACGACCGAAATCGGTGGACGTAATTCTCGCCTCGATGAGCTGCAAGCAGCTATGTTGCGTGTGAAACTCACTCATCTTGCAGCAGCGAACGCTGCCCGGCGCGAACGGGCTAGCTGGTATACTGCGGCGTTGGCCGATGTACCAATTGGTCTACCCGTAGATGAACCAGGCCACGTATATCACCTCTACGTGATTACCCTTCCCGACCGTTTTACTCGTGACCGACTACGTGAGCATCTCCTCGCCAACGGTGTCGGCTGCGATATTCACTACCCAACACCTACTCATCTGCAACCGGCCTATGCTGACCTTGGCTACCGAGCGGGTAGCCTGCCGGTAACCGAAGACTTGGCCGGTCGGATTTTGTCGCTACCGATGTATCCCGAACTGACCTACGAAGAAGTGATGTTTGTCGCTGAAACAGTACGAGCGGGGATCGTATGA
- a CDS encoding UDP-glucuronic acid decarboxylase family protein — MRVLITGGAGFLGSHLCDRFLAEGHTVIAMDNLITGSTDNIAHLAGHPRFLFIHHDVTNYIYIEGPIDAVLHFASPASPIDYLELPIQTLKVGALGTHKALGLARAKGARFLLASTSEVYGDPQVHPQPESYYGHVNPVGPRGVYDEAKRFAEAMTMAYHNYHGVETRIVRIFNTYGPRMRLRDGRVVPNFISQALRGEPLTIYGDGSQTRSFQYVSDLVEGVYRLLFSDEVEPVNIGNPSEFTIAEFAQIVNEITGNKAGVVYRDLRTKDDPQVRQPDITKARRILNWEPKVSLREGLEQTIPWFRQELQRRGEL; from the coding sequence ATGCGCGTATTAATTACCGGAGGAGCAGGCTTTCTAGGTTCACACCTGTGTGATCGCTTTCTGGCTGAAGGGCATACGGTGATCGCGATGGATAATCTGATCACCGGCAGTACCGACAATATCGCTCATCTGGCCGGTCATCCTCGCTTCCTCTTTATTCATCACGATGTCACGAACTACATTTACATCGAAGGACCCATCGACGCCGTATTGCACTTCGCCTCACCGGCGTCGCCAATTGATTACCTCGAGCTGCCGATTCAGACGCTCAAAGTTGGTGCCCTTGGCACCCATAAAGCACTTGGTCTAGCGCGGGCAAAAGGCGCTCGCTTTTTACTCGCTTCGACTTCAGAAGTCTACGGCGATCCCCAAGTCCATCCACAACCCGAAAGTTATTACGGTCACGTTAATCCGGTTGGGCCACGCGGTGTGTACGATGAAGCCAAGCGTTTCGCCGAAGCCATGACGATGGCGTACCACAACTACCACGGTGTGGAGACGCGCATTGTTCGTATCTTCAATACGTATGGCCCGCGGATGCGGCTCCGCGATGGGAGGGTCGTTCCCAACTTTATTTCGCAAGCCTTACGTGGCGAACCACTCACCATTTACGGGGATGGCAGTCAGACCCGCTCGTTTCAGTATGTCTCCGATCTGGTAGAGGGCGTCTACCGATTGCTGTTTAGCGATGAAGTCGAACCGGTGAACATTGGCAATCCCAGTGAATTTACAATTGCCGAGTTCGCCCAGATCGTTAATGAAATAACCGGTAACAAAGCAGGGGTTGTCTACCGCGATCTCCGCACCAAAGATGACCCTCAAGTGCGTCAACCTGATATAACCAAAGCCCGACGGATTCTCAACTGGGAACCAAAAGTATCCCTACGCGAAGGCCTAGAACAGACTATTCCCTGGTTCCGGCAGGAACTGCAACGACGTGGCGAGCTATAA